A part of Liolophura sinensis isolate JHLJ2023 chromosome 1, CUHK_Ljap_v2, whole genome shotgun sequence genomic DNA contains:
- the LOC135481908 gene encoding guanine nucleotide-binding protein subunit beta-like protein 1 isoform X1: MRQPSVGTLTDLVLKFYLNLISSKDQCNEPVPDPVYMLRGSDSPITALHFVQDESTNQQRVLASGNVNGHVQLWDLKTYRCVESLALEEGKSVLWIEKIPVSGDIITQSRAGKVCIWLRKDDSFIKSSCFPSGSMGFCSGCLLSTSSTSQLVAIPSSGDQSQVDIIDIQNNVPVMKLKPASASTKQGMCMAIKRVSHETDVSQMLVGYESGNVLLWDLRAQKTLDTFKAHEESLMCLDCCASKKLGISGSTDTVLSTWKISSDDKIQYNKAIEITNPGVSCVLVRNDAKLFATGGWDSRVRIFGVKKLNLLAVLTSHTDSVQCLTFSQNNMLACGSKDKRISLWDIYK; this comes from the exons GCCAGTACCTGACCCGGTCTACATGCTGCGAGGTTCTGATAGTCCAATCACAGCGCTTCATTTTGTACAGGACGAGTCAACCAATCAACAAAGAGTTCTTGCCTCAGGCAATGTGAATGGCCATGTCCAGTTGTGGGATTTGAAAACCTACCGCTGTGTGGAATCTCTAGCTTTGGAGGAAGGAAAATCTGTGTTGTGGATTGAGAAGATTCCTGTCAGTGGAGACATCATCACTCAAAGTAGAGCTGGGAAAGTTTGCATCTGGTTAAGGAAAGATGACAGCTTTATCAAGTCAA GTTGTTTCCCATCAGGCTCCATGGGCTTCTGCTCAGGCTGTCTTCTTAGCACATCTTCCACCTCACAGCTTGTTGCTATTCCCAGCTCAGGTGACCAATCACAAGTGGACATCATAGATATTcagaacaatgtaccagtcatGAAGCTCAAACCGGCCTCAGCCTCCACCAAACAAGGCATGTGTATGGCTATCAAACGTGTCAGCCATGAAACAGATGTTAGCCAAATGCTGGTTGGCTATGAAAGTGGGAATGTCCTCCTATGGGATCTCAGGGCTCAGAAAACTTTGGATACATTCAAGGCTCATGAAGAATCACTTATGTGTTTAGATTGTTGCGCTTCGAAAAAGCTTGGCATATCTGGATCTACAGACACGGTGTTATCTACATGGAAAATATCATCAGATGACAAAATTCAGTATAATAAGGCCATTGAGATCACAAATCCCGGTGTTAGCTGTGTTCTTGTTAGAAATGATGCAAAGCTCTTTGCTACAGGTGGCTGGGATAGCAGAGTCAGAATTTTTGGTGTGAAGAAGCTTAACCTGTTGGCAGTGTTGACTTCTCACACTGACAGTGTGCAATGCTTGACATTCTCTCAAAATAACATGTTAGCCTGTGGATCTAAGGACAAAAGAATCAGCTTGTGggatatatacaaataa
- the LOC135481908 gene encoding guanine nucleotide-binding protein subunit beta-like protein 1 isoform X2: MLRGSDSPITALHFVQDESTNQQRVLASGNVNGHVQLWDLKTYRCVESLALEEGKSVLWIEKIPVSGDIITQSRAGKVCIWLRKDDSFIKSSCFPSGSMGFCSGCLLSTSSTSQLVAIPSSGDQSQVDIIDIQNNVPVMKLKPASASTKQGMCMAIKRVSHETDVSQMLVGYESGNVLLWDLRAQKTLDTFKAHEESLMCLDCCASKKLGISGSTDTVLSTWKISSDDKIQYNKAIEITNPGVSCVLVRNDAKLFATGGWDSRVRIFGVKKLNLLAVLTSHTDSVQCLTFSQNNMLACGSKDKRISLWDIYK; encoded by the exons ATGCTGCGAGGTTCTGATAGTCCAATCACAGCGCTTCATTTTGTACAGGACGAGTCAACCAATCAACAAAGAGTTCTTGCCTCAGGCAATGTGAATGGCCATGTCCAGTTGTGGGATTTGAAAACCTACCGCTGTGTGGAATCTCTAGCTTTGGAGGAAGGAAAATCTGTGTTGTGGATTGAGAAGATTCCTGTCAGTGGAGACATCATCACTCAAAGTAGAGCTGGGAAAGTTTGCATCTGGTTAAGGAAAGATGACAGCTTTATCAAGTCAA GTTGTTTCCCATCAGGCTCCATGGGCTTCTGCTCAGGCTGTCTTCTTAGCACATCTTCCACCTCACAGCTTGTTGCTATTCCCAGCTCAGGTGACCAATCACAAGTGGACATCATAGATATTcagaacaatgtaccagtcatGAAGCTCAAACCGGCCTCAGCCTCCACCAAACAAGGCATGTGTATGGCTATCAAACGTGTCAGCCATGAAACAGATGTTAGCCAAATGCTGGTTGGCTATGAAAGTGGGAATGTCCTCCTATGGGATCTCAGGGCTCAGAAAACTTTGGATACATTCAAGGCTCATGAAGAATCACTTATGTGTTTAGATTGTTGCGCTTCGAAAAAGCTTGGCATATCTGGATCTACAGACACGGTGTTATCTACATGGAAAATATCATCAGATGACAAAATTCAGTATAATAAGGCCATTGAGATCACAAATCCCGGTGTTAGCTGTGTTCTTGTTAGAAATGATGCAAAGCTCTTTGCTACAGGTGGCTGGGATAGCAGAGTCAGAATTTTTGGTGTGAAGAAGCTTAACCTGTTGGCAGTGTTGACTTCTCACACTGACAGTGTGCAATGCTTGACATTCTCTCAAAATAACATGTTAGCCTGTGGATCTAAGGACAAAAGAATCAGCTTGTGggatatatacaaataa
- the LOC135481908 gene encoding guanine nucleotide-binding protein subunit beta-like protein 1 isoform X3 — MQRDESTNQQRVLASGNVNGHVQLWDLKTYRCVESLALEEGKSVLWIEKIPVSGDIITQSRAGKVCIWLRKDDSFIKSSCFPSGSMGFCSGCLLSTSSTSQLVAIPSSGDQSQVDIIDIQNNVPVMKLKPASASTKQGMCMAIKRVSHETDVSQMLVGYESGNVLLWDLRAQKTLDTFKAHEESLMCLDCCASKKLGISGSTDTVLSTWKISSDDKIQYNKAIEITNPGVSCVLVRNDAKLFATGGWDSRVRIFGVKKLNLLAVLTSHTDSVQCLTFSQNNMLACGSKDKRISLWDIYK; from the exons GACGAGTCAACCAATCAACAAAGAGTTCTTGCCTCAGGCAATGTGAATGGCCATGTCCAGTTGTGGGATTTGAAAACCTACCGCTGTGTGGAATCTCTAGCTTTGGAGGAAGGAAAATCTGTGTTGTGGATTGAGAAGATTCCTGTCAGTGGAGACATCATCACTCAAAGTAGAGCTGGGAAAGTTTGCATCTGGTTAAGGAAAGATGACAGCTTTATCAAGTCAA GTTGTTTCCCATCAGGCTCCATGGGCTTCTGCTCAGGCTGTCTTCTTAGCACATCTTCCACCTCACAGCTTGTTGCTATTCCCAGCTCAGGTGACCAATCACAAGTGGACATCATAGATATTcagaacaatgtaccagtcatGAAGCTCAAACCGGCCTCAGCCTCCACCAAACAAGGCATGTGTATGGCTATCAAACGTGTCAGCCATGAAACAGATGTTAGCCAAATGCTGGTTGGCTATGAAAGTGGGAATGTCCTCCTATGGGATCTCAGGGCTCAGAAAACTTTGGATACATTCAAGGCTCATGAAGAATCACTTATGTGTTTAGATTGTTGCGCTTCGAAAAAGCTTGGCATATCTGGATCTACAGACACGGTGTTATCTACATGGAAAATATCATCAGATGACAAAATTCAGTATAATAAGGCCATTGAGATCACAAATCCCGGTGTTAGCTGTGTTCTTGTTAGAAATGATGCAAAGCTCTTTGCTACAGGTGGCTGGGATAGCAGAGTCAGAATTTTTGGTGTGAAGAAGCTTAACCTGTTGGCAGTGTTGACTTCTCACACTGACAGTGTGCAATGCTTGACATTCTCTCAAAATAACATGTTAGCCTGTGGATCTAAGGACAAAAGAATCAGCTTGTGggatatatacaaataa